The Deltaproteobacteria bacterium genome includes a region encoding these proteins:
- a CDS encoding fumarylacetoacetate hydrolase family protein produces MKIAQFYHDDRIRAGIVEGDRIAPFNMGGDMIDMISNGNPDGYEREAPIPLAGVRFAPPVTRPSKIIALGLNYQDHAKESKGKIPETPLVFAKFPSSLIGHGDPITWDRTVAGKVDFEAELAVIIGKTLYRVNEEDALKAVFGYTCANDVSARDLQFGDGQWVRGKSLDSFCPLGPWIVTRDDVPDPHSLGIRCRVNNRLMQDSHTGQMIFRIPEVVSFLSRHFTLNPGDVILTGTPHGVGAFRDPPVYLSNGDGVAVEIEGIGRLVNPCSVVDG; encoded by the coding sequence ATGAAGATTGCCCAGTTTTACCATGACGACCGGATCCGGGCCGGCATTGTAGAGGGCGACCGGATCGCTCCCTTCAACATGGGGGGAGACATGATCGATATGATTTCGAATGGCAATCCGGACGGATATGAGCGGGAGGCACCCATTCCTCTTGCCGGGGTCAGGTTCGCGCCCCCGGTGACGCGACCATCCAAAATCATTGCCCTGGGTCTCAACTACCAAGACCATGCCAAAGAAAGCAAGGGGAAGATCCCTGAAACACCTCTTGTCTTTGCCAAGTTTCCCAGCAGCCTGATCGGCCACGGAGATCCCATTACGTGGGACAGGACGGTTGCCGGAAAGGTCGATTTTGAGGCCGAACTGGCCGTGATTATCGGAAAGACTCTCTACAGGGTCAATGAAGAAGATGCCTTGAAGGCTGTTTTCGGCTACACCTGCGCCAATGATGTGAGCGCCAGGGACCTCCAGTTCGGAGACGGTCAGTGGGTGCGGGGGAAATCCCTGGATTCCTTCTGCCCGCTCGGGCCGTGGATCGTTACGCGAGATGATGTGCCGGATCCCCACTCGCTCGGCATCCGGTGTCGGGTCAACAATAGGCTGATGCAGGACAGTCACACCGGGCAGATGATATTCAGGATACCCGAGGTGGTGAGCTTTCTCTCAAGGCATTTCACCCTGAACCCGGGGGATGTCATCCTGACCGGAACGCCGCACGGGGTGGGGGCCTTCCGTGACCCGCCGGTCTATCTTTCGAATGGGGACGGGGTGGCAGTGGAGATCGAGGGAATAGGCCGGCTGGTGAACCCCTGCTCAGTGGTGGATGGCTAA
- the asnS gene encoding asparagine--tRNA ligase, protein MKRTRIAEVLRSGQIGGRYTVMGWVRTRRDSKGGFSFVEINDGSCLSGLQIIADQGLDNYEGEVLKLQTGCSIKAQGTLSESPGKGQKVELKAESIRVMGWADPDVYPLQKKRHSFEFLRTIAHLRPRTNTFGAVARVRNAMAHAIHTFFQDRGFIYLHTPIITGSDCEGAGEMFKVTTFELNRAPEKDGAIDFSRDFFGAPANLTVSGQLEAEIYALAMGDVYTFGPTFRAENSNTSRHLSEFWMVEPEMAFCDLEGNIELAVAFLKEIFASVLNTSEEDMAFFNRFVDSSVIGTLEGLVSQDFEVMTYTEGIDILKRATGTFEFPVEWGVDLQSEHERYLCEKVIKGPVVLIDYPKEIKAFYMKVNPDGKTVRAMDVLVPKIGEIIGGSQREDDHDTLLERIQGAGLRADDYWWYLDLRKFGSVPHAGFGLGFERLIQFVTGLSNIRDVIPFPRTPGNLAF, encoded by the coding sequence TTGAAACGGACGAGGATCGCCGAGGTGCTCCGATCCGGTCAGATCGGGGGCCGATATACCGTGATGGGCTGGGTCAGGACCCGAAGGGACTCCAAGGGCGGATTCTCCTTTGTGGAGATCAACGACGGGTCCTGCCTCTCCGGTCTGCAGATCATCGCGGACCAGGGACTGGACAACTATGAGGGCGAGGTCCTCAAGCTGCAGACCGGCTGCTCGATAAAGGCGCAGGGGACCCTGTCCGAATCGCCCGGCAAGGGTCAGAAGGTGGAATTGAAGGCCGAATCGATCCGGGTGATGGGATGGGCCGATCCGGATGTTTATCCCCTTCAGAAAAAGCGGCATTCTTTTGAATTTCTTCGAACCATCGCCCACCTGAGACCCAGGACCAATACCTTTGGTGCAGTGGCCAGGGTGAGAAACGCCATGGCCCATGCGATTCACACCTTTTTTCAGGACAGGGGCTTCATCTATCTCCATACTCCGATTATTACGGGGAGTGACTGCGAGGGTGCCGGCGAGATGTTCAAGGTCACCACCTTTGAACTGAACCGTGCGCCTGAAAAAGACGGGGCCATAGATTTTTCCAGGGATTTCTTCGGGGCCCCGGCCAACCTGACGGTCAGCGGTCAGCTGGAGGCGGAGATTTATGCCCTGGCCATGGGAGATGTATATACATTCGGTCCCACGTTCAGGGCCGAGAACTCCAATACCTCGCGCCACCTGTCCGAATTCTGGATGGTGGAACCGGAGATGGCCTTTTGTGATCTGGAGGGGAACATCGAGCTGGCCGTGGCGTTTCTCAAGGAGATCTTTGCCTCGGTTCTGAATACCAGCGAGGAAGACATGGCCTTTTTCAACCGTTTTGTTGATTCGTCGGTGATCGGAACCCTGGAAGGCCTGGTGTCGCAGGATTTTGAGGTGATGACCTACACGGAGGGGATCGATATCCTGAAGAGGGCGACGGGGACATTCGAGTTCCCCGTGGAATGGGGTGTCGATCTGCAGTCCGAACATGAGCGGTATCTCTGCGAAAAGGTGATCAAAGGGCCGGTGGTGCTCATCGATTACCCCAAAGAGATCAAGGCCTTTTACATGAAGGTGAACCCGGATGGAAAGACGGTCCGGGCCATGGATGTGCTGGTGCCCAAGATCGGCGAGATCATCGGCGGGAGTCAGCGTGAGGACGACCATGACACGCTTTTGGAGAGGATCCAGGGGGCCGGGCTCAGGGCAGATGATTACTGGTGGTACCTGGATCTCAGGAAATTCGGATCGGTCCCCCATGCGGGGTTCGGCCTCGGATTCGAGCGGTTGATCCAGTTCGTGACCGGCCTCTCCAACATCCGCGACGTCATCCCCTTTCCGAGGACCCCCGGCAATCTGGCCTTTTGA
- a CDS encoding ATP-dependent RecD-like DNA helicase, with amino-acid sequence MPVDLEGQIERITYTNEENGYTIARLSVYGRRDLVTVVGNLMAPMPGEVVRLKGEWSIHARYGEQFKITHCQTTVPASVQGIQKYLGSGLIKGIGPVMAKRIVKKFGGRTLDIIETDIQQLTQVEGIGEKRIAMIWKAWEDQKEIRDVMLFLQGHGVSSGYATKIFKQYGSRSIQVVQENPYRLATDIFGIGFVTADKIAEKLGFEKDSVLRAGAGILYVLGRLSDEGHVYFPYESLLDKCVEALEIRPERIAEALEEVAKEKRVIIEDMKNPADNTSQATRGVYLARFHVSETGAARHLKALLSAPKSIREIDADKAVSWVQQRLSISLAADQIRAIRSAAKNKALVITGGPGTGKTTIINAILTIFSGLKIRMLLAAPTGRAAKRMSEITGREARTIHRMLEYSLQKGGFQKNEKSPLCCDLLVVDEASMIDTILMYHLLRAIPPEATFILVGDVNQLPSVGAGNVLADVIGSGSVPVVELHQIFRQARESRIVVNAHRINSGRLPARKPSKDRLDDFYFIERDDPDDVLREIIQLVTERVPERFGLNPFDDIQVLTPMHRGVVGSENLNMALQKALNPTGKGIARGDRVLRIHDKVMQIRNNYDKEVFNGDMGRILRVDPELREVVISFDRREIPYDYNDLDEIVLSYAVSVHKSQGSEYLAVIVPLVMQHYMLLQRNLIYTAVTRGRKLVILIGARKALAIGVNNNKIRKRYTRLKERLTAEG; translated from the coding sequence ATGCCCGTCGACCTGGAAGGTCAGATTGAACGAATCACCTACACCAATGAGGAAAACGGTTACACCATCGCCAGATTGAGCGTATATGGACGGCGCGATCTGGTGACCGTGGTGGGGAACCTCATGGCGCCCATGCCGGGCGAAGTGGTCAGATTGAAAGGCGAATGGTCCATCCACGCCAGGTACGGCGAGCAGTTTAAAATCACCCACTGTCAGACCACCGTGCCCGCCTCGGTGCAGGGCATTCAGAAGTACCTCGGCTCCGGCCTGATCAAAGGCATCGGCCCGGTCATGGCCAAACGGATCGTCAAAAAATTCGGGGGCCGGACACTGGATATTATTGAAACGGATATTCAACAGCTAACCCAGGTGGAAGGGATCGGGGAAAAACGGATCGCCATGATCTGGAAGGCATGGGAAGACCAGAAGGAGATCCGCGATGTCATGCTCTTCCTCCAGGGGCACGGGGTCAGTTCAGGCTACGCCACCAAGATATTCAAACAGTACGGGAGCCGGTCCATCCAGGTCGTCCAGGAGAACCCCTATCGCCTGGCCACCGACATCTTCGGTATCGGCTTTGTCACGGCTGATAAGATTGCCGAAAAGCTGGGATTTGAAAAGGATTCCGTGTTGCGGGCCGGGGCAGGGATACTCTATGTGCTGGGCCGGCTTTCCGATGAGGGGCATGTCTACTTCCCCTATGAATCTCTCCTGGACAAATGCGTGGAGGCCCTGGAGATACGTCCGGAACGGATCGCAGAGGCCCTGGAGGAGGTTGCCAAGGAAAAACGGGTGATCATCGAGGATATGAAAAACCCGGCAGACAACACATCCCAGGCCACCCGGGGGGTCTACCTGGCCAGATTCCACGTATCTGAGACCGGGGCGGCCCGACACCTGAAGGCCCTCCTCAGCGCCCCCAAATCCATCCGGGAAATTGATGCGGACAAGGCGGTCTCATGGGTCCAGCAGCGGCTTTCCATCTCCCTGGCAGCAGACCAGATCAGGGCGATCAGGAGCGCCGCGAAAAACAAGGCCCTGGTCATCACCGGGGGCCCCGGTACCGGAAAGACGACCATAATCAACGCGATCCTGACGATATTTTCGGGGCTCAAGATCCGGATGCTCCTGGCCGCGCCCACCGGGAGGGCCGCCAAACGAATGAGTGAGATCACCGGTCGCGAAGCCAGAACCATTCACCGCATGCTGGAGTACAGCCTTCAAAAGGGAGGTTTTCAGAAAAACGAGAAATCGCCGCTTTGCTGCGACCTCCTGGTGGTGGATGAAGCCTCCATGATCGATACGATCCTGATGTACCACCTTTTGCGGGCAATCCCGCCTGAAGCCACATTCATCCTGGTGGGTGATGTCAACCAGCTTCCGTCGGTCGGGGCCGGAAACGTCTTGGCCGATGTCATCGGTTCCGGGTCGGTGCCGGTGGTGGAGCTTCACCAAATCTTCAGGCAGGCCAGGGAGAGCCGGATTGTGGTCAATGCCCACCGGATCAACAGCGGCCGCCTTCCTGCACGGAAACCCTCTAAGGACCGGCTCGATGACTTCTATTTTATCGAACGGGACGACCCCGATGACGTCCTCAGGGAAATCATCCAACTGGTCACGGAGAGGGTCCCCGAAAGGTTCGGGCTGAATCCCTTTGATGATATTCAGGTGCTGACGCCCATGCACAGAGGCGTTGTGGGGTCGGAAAACCTGAATATGGCGCTTCAAAAGGCCCTCAATCCGACAGGCAAAGGGATTGCGAGGGGCGACAGGGTCTTGAGAATCCATGATAAGGTGATGCAGATCCGGAACAACTACGACAAAGAGGTCTTCAACGGCGACATGGGTCGCATCCTCAGGGTCGATCCTGAGCTGCGGGAGGTCGTCATCTCCTTTGACAGGAGAGAGATCCCCTATGACTATAACGACCTGGATGAAATCGTTCTGTCATATGCGGTCTCGGTGCATAAATCCCAGGGATCCGAATACCTGGCGGTCATCGTCCCTCTGGTCATGCAGCACTATATGCTCCTGCAGCGCAATCTGATCTACACGGCCGTGACAAGGGGCCGGAAACTCGTCATCCTTATCGGCGCCAGGAAGGCCCTGGCCATCGGGGTGAACAACAATAAGATCCGCAAACGGTACACACGGCTCAAAGAGAGACTGACGGCCGAGGGGTGA
- a CDS encoding response regulator: protein MSEKSALKDKVVLVVDDEPDVLETVEEELDMCLVHKATDYDTALQYLLSYTYDIVILDIMGVNGFELLKTAVSRGFPTVMLTAHALSPESLKKSIKLGAVSFLPKEKISELASYLEDVVLGEGKPVWEKLFDKLGNYFSKRFGPDWKERDRFFQEFEEKLKQDLQE from the coding sequence ATGAGTGAAAAGAGCGCCTTGAAAGACAAAGTTGTCTTGGTGGTGGATGATGAGCCCGATGTCCTGGAGACCGTGGAGGAAGAACTGGACATGTGCCTGGTCCACAAAGCAACCGATTATGACACAGCCCTTCAATACCTCCTGAGTTACACCTATGACATCGTCATCCTCGACATTATGGGTGTAAATGGGTTTGAGCTCCTGAAAACCGCCGTGTCCAGAGGATTCCCGACCGTCATGCTCACCGCCCATGCCCTTTCTCCCGAATCTCTGAAAAAATCGATCAAATTGGGTGCGGTCTCGTTTCTGCCCAAGGAGAAGATATCAGAACTGGCCTCGTATCTTGAAGACGTTGTTCTGGGTGAAGGAAAACCGGTCTGGGAAAAGCTGTTTGATAAACTGGGCAATTATTTCAGCAAACGATTCGGGCCTGACTGGAAAGAGAGAGACCGCTTCTTCCAGGAATTCGAGGAGAAACTGAAACAGGATCTTCAAGAATAA
- a CDS encoding PLP-dependent aspartate aminotransferase family protein has protein sequence MTKRYKNLETKLIHSGEPDPLICGAVSLPVFQSSTFEAIGEPGYYNLKYIRLNNTPNHVTLHRKLADCENAEAALVTASGMAAISTALLAVLSSGDHLLAQDCLYGGTHDFIATDLPDLGISFDFVDGNDPDSWRSKCRPNTKAILVETMTNPLLQVADLKAVVQFARESALVSMIDNTFASPVNFRPPEWGFDLSIHSCSKYLNGHSDIVAGAVIGRSELIDRIARKLAHFGGSLDPHACFLLYRGMKTLAVRVKYQNESALKIAQFLQGHPSIAVVNYPGLETHPGHARAAELFDGYSGMMSFEIRGGLEAAERFLQRTTLPILAPSLGGVEALITRPAATSHAGMSSEEREALGIADSLIRLSVGLESTEDMIADLEQALA, from the coding sequence ATGACCAAAAGGTACAAAAATCTTGAGACCAAACTCATTCATTCTGGTGAGCCTGACCCGCTGATCTGCGGCGCCGTCAGCCTGCCCGTTTTTCAATCTTCCACCTTTGAGGCCATTGGTGAACCCGGCTATTACAATCTCAAATATATCCGCCTTAACAATACCCCGAATCATGTAACGCTTCACCGGAAACTGGCTGACTGCGAAAATGCAGAGGCTGCGCTTGTGACGGCCAGTGGAATGGCCGCCATTTCAACAGCGCTTTTAGCCGTTCTTTCATCGGGCGATCATCTGCTGGCCCAGGACTGCCTTTACGGCGGAACCCACGATTTTATTGCAACCGACCTGCCCGACCTCGGTATTTCATTCGATTTTGTCGACGGGAACGACCCGGATTCGTGGAGATCAAAATGCCGGCCCAATACCAAAGCCATCCTTGTTGAAACCATGACAAACCCCCTCCTGCAGGTCGCCGACCTCAAGGCGGTGGTCCAATTTGCAAGGGAATCGGCCCTTGTTTCAATGATTGACAACACCTTTGCAAGCCCGGTCAATTTCCGCCCTCCGGAATGGGGGTTCGATCTCTCCATCCACAGCTGCTCCAAATACCTGAACGGCCATTCGGACATCGTGGCCGGCGCGGTTATCGGCCGTTCCGAACTGATTGACCGAATCGCACGCAAACTGGCTCATTTCGGCGGTTCCCTGGACCCCCATGCCTGTTTCCTCCTGTATCGAGGGATGAAGACACTGGCGGTTCGAGTGAAATATCAGAATGAAAGCGCTCTCAAAATCGCCCAGTTTCTACAAGGGCATCCCTCAATTGCGGTAGTCAACTATCCGGGGCTCGAAACACATCCCGGACATGCGCGTGCGGCAGAACTCTTTGATGGCTACAGTGGAATGATGAGTTTTGAAATAAGGGGCGGCTTGGAGGCTGCGGAGCGGTTCCTGCAGCGGACAACGCTGCCGATCCTTGCACCGAGCCTTGGTGGGGTGGAAGCGCTGATCACGCGTCCGGCCGCCACCTCACATGCCGGTATGTCTTCGGAGGAGCGTGAGGCCCTCGGCATCGCCGACAGTCTCATCCGTCTTTCGGTCGGCCTGGAATCCACAGAGGATATGATTGCCGATCTTGAGCAGGCCCTTGCGTAG
- a CDS encoding cache domain-containing protein — translation MTPPDILKPLAGGSVRSASLRIVIPVGLTLILFILSVFFLFIPSIEKQMTAQKREMIRNLTDSCWSLLAVYHDRVREGELSLEEAQSRVVQRMRGMRYGPDGKDYFWINDMTPRLVMHPYRPDLEGTDLSDYVNREGRHLFLEFVKTVKGAGAGYVDYMWQWKDNPDRVVPKISYVRGFEPWGWIIGTGIYVEDIRADILSITGKMVAICSGILAVVLALSLFIVWQAIKTETARRDAEKGLMEREKEFRALGEDAPFGISITGTDQRHEYLNPKFTRIFGYTMTDVPDKKTWFEKAYPDPSYRDKVIAAWKQDVVRHPGAEEVKPRVFTVRCKNGEEKIIQFRAVAMKTGKLLLTCEDITQQARMEESLKKSEQSYIQLYDEAKRREELYGSLLHSSADAIVIYDIDGNVQYVSPAFTRIFGWTQEEIEGKRIPFLPDPEKEQSMRIIRELVDYGTPCHGFETKRFTKDGRLLDVSISASRYDDHEGNPSGMLVILRDISETKALESQFYEAQKMESIGTLAGGVAHDFNNLLMAIQGNVSLLLLDKDASHPDQKRLHNIEEHIQRGASLTRQLLGFARAGKYEIKPTNLNEIARQSIDLFSRMKKEIKIRSTYQKDIWMIEADQGQIEQVLMNLYVNAGHAMPEGGDLIITTQNLTIPGDHPKPSGLRPGKYVKLSVTDTGVGMDEDTLQKIFDPFFTTREVGQGTGLGLASAYGIIKNHSGSIIVRSAEGKGTTFDLFLPAVEAKEITKTREIDPPLEITPGGGTILLVDDEEIVIEVGEEMLRRLGYTVLSAGSGREAVKLCRSHRRTIDLVILDMIMPDMPGVETYDRLKQEAPDLLVLLSSGYSIDGQATEILKHGCNGFIQKPFTMAALSKKIREVLAK, via the coding sequence ATGACACCCCCTGATATCTTAAAGCCTCTTGCCGGAGGTTCCGTTCGATCCGCCTCTCTCAGAATCGTTATCCCGGTAGGATTGACCCTGATCCTGTTTATCCTGAGTGTTTTCTTTCTCTTTATTCCGTCCATAGAAAAGCAGATGACGGCCCAGAAGCGGGAGATGATTCGAAACCTGACAGATAGTTGCTGGAGTCTGCTGGCTGTCTATCACGACCGGGTGCGAGAAGGAGAACTCTCCCTTGAAGAGGCCCAGTCCCGGGTCGTCCAGCGGATGCGGGGAATGCGGTACGGACCCGATGGGAAAGATTATTTCTGGATAAACGACATGACCCCCAGATTGGTGATGCACCCGTACCGCCCTGATCTGGAAGGAACGGATCTTTCAGATTACGTCAATCGTGAGGGGAGGCATCTCTTTCTGGAATTCGTCAAGACAGTGAAAGGCGCCGGGGCCGGATATGTGGATTACATGTGGCAATGGAAGGACAACCCGGATCGAGTGGTCCCGAAGATCTCTTATGTAAGGGGATTCGAACCCTGGGGATGGATTATCGGAACAGGGATATATGTGGAGGATATCCGGGCCGACATCCTATCGATCACCGGTAAAATGGTGGCCATATGTTCCGGTATACTCGCAGTGGTCCTGGCCCTCTCCCTGTTCATCGTCTGGCAGGCCATCAAGACCGAGACCGCACGGAGGGATGCTGAAAAGGGGCTTATGGAAAGGGAGAAGGAGTTCCGGGCACTGGGAGAGGACGCCCCGTTCGGGATCTCCATAACAGGCACGGATCAACGCCATGAGTATCTGAATCCGAAGTTCACGCGGATTTTCGGATACACGATGACCGATGTCCCCGACAAGAAGACGTGGTTTGAAAAGGCCTATCCGGATCCGTCCTACCGGGACAAGGTGATCGCGGCCTGGAAACAGGACGTGGTCCGGCACCCCGGTGCGGAAGAGGTCAAGCCCCGTGTTTTCACAGTAAGGTGCAAAAACGGAGAGGAAAAGATCATCCAGTTCAGGGCCGTGGCCATGAAAACCGGAAAGCTGCTGCTGACCTGTGAAGATATCACCCAACAGGCCAGGATGGAGGAGAGCCTCAAGAAAAGCGAGCAGAGCTACATCCAGCTCTATGACGAAGCCAAGAGACGTGAGGAGCTCTATGGGTCCCTTCTCCACTCCTCTGCAGATGCCATTGTCATCTACGATATCGACGGAAACGTCCAATATGTGAGCCCCGCGTTTACCCGCATATTCGGATGGACCCAGGAAGAAATCGAAGGAAAACGGATCCCGTTTCTGCCCGATCCTGAGAAGGAACAGTCCATGCGCATTATTCGTGAGCTGGTGGATTACGGGACCCCTTGTCATGGATTTGAAACCAAACGGTTTACAAAAGACGGACGCCTGCTGGACGTGAGCATCAGCGCCTCCCGGTATGATGACCACGAGGGGAACCCTTCAGGGATGCTGGTGATTCTCCGCGATATCTCCGAAACAAAAGCCCTGGAATCCCAGTTCTATGAAGCGCAGAAGATGGAGTCCATCGGTACCCTGGCAGGAGGGGTTGCCCACGATTTTAACAATCTCCTCATGGCCATACAGGGGAATGTTTCTCTCCTTCTTCTCGACAAGGACGCCTCGCATCCGGATCAAAAGAGACTTCACAATATTGAAGAACATATTCAGAGGGGCGCGAGCCTCACCAGACAGCTCCTGGGATTTGCAAGGGCGGGCAAGTACGAAATCAAACCTACGAACCTCAATGAGATCGCTCGACAGAGCATCGACCTGTTTTCACGCATGAAAAAGGAAATTAAGATCCGTTCCACCTATCAGAAAGATATCTGGATGATTGAAGCGGACCAGGGACAGATCGAACAGGTGCTCATGAATCTCTATGTGAATGCAGGTCATGCCATGCCCGAGGGGGGAGATCTCATTATCACCACTCAGAATCTCACCATACCCGGGGATCATCCGAAACCGTCCGGCCTCAGACCGGGGAAATACGTTAAATTATCGGTGACCGATACCGGTGTTGGCATGGATGAAGACACCCTGCAGAAAATTTTCGATCCCTTTTTCACCACCCGTGAAGTGGGTCAGGGAACGGGCCTCGGCCTTGCCTCGGCCTATGGAATTATCAAAAATCACAGCGGGAGTATCATTGTCAGGAGTGCTGAAGGCAAGGGAACCACCTTCGACCTCTTCCTTCCGGCCGTTGAGGCAAAAGAGATCACGAAAACAAGAGAGATTGATCCGCCCCTTGAAATCACCCCCGGTGGCGGAACGATTCTCCTGGTGGACGATGAAGAGATCGTTATCGAGGTGGGCGAAGAGATGTTGAGACGGCTGGGATACACGGTTCTCAGTGCCGGGAGCGGTAGAGAGGCGGTCAAACTGTGCCGGTCCCACAGGCGCACCATCGACCTGGTCATACTGGATATGATTATGCCCGACATGCCCGGTGTGGAGACCTACGACAGGCTCAAACAGGAAGCCCCTGACCTTCTCGTTCTGCTGTCCAGCGGGTACAGTATAGACGGCCAGGCAACAGAGATACTGAAGCATGGATGCAACGGCTTCATCCAGAAACCCTTCACCATGGCGGCCCTCTCGAAGAAGATACGGGAAGTCCTGGCAAAATAG
- the serC gene encoding 3-phosphoserine/phosphohydroxythreonine transaminase has product MGKRIHNFNAGPAALPLPVLEEFQSELLDYKGSGMSILEVSHRSKWFDDVIAEAVERTGRLLGLGDAFEVLFIQGGASLQFCMIPMNLSVGDRPVDYINTGTWSTKAIKEAEIQEKDVRVIASSEDKGFSYIPREFAVDRDASYLHFTSNNTIKGTQWSRFPDAGDVPLVCDMSSDFMSRPFDARPFGLIYAGAQKNIGPAGSAMVIIRKDMLERTPKKIPTMLKYTTFAEKNSMFNTPSCVVIYIVALVLKWLEETIGGLEKMAAINRNKGDIIYNFIDASPFYRGTADKDSRSLMNVTFRLPSEDLEKKFVADAQKAGLGGLKGHRSVGGCRASIYNATAVDGVKALVAFMAEFEKKEG; this is encoded by the coding sequence ATGGGGAAGAGAATTCATAATTTTAACGCAGGTCCGGCTGCCCTGCCTTTGCCGGTTTTGGAAGAATTCCAGTCGGAACTCCTTGATTACAAGGGTTCCGGGATGTCCATCCTGGAGGTGAGTCATCGTTCCAAGTGGTTCGACGACGTCATTGCCGAGGCCGTCGAAAGGACCGGAAGGCTCCTCGGCCTGGGCGATGCGTTTGAGGTCCTCTTTATCCAGGGGGGGGCCAGCCTCCAGTTCTGCATGATACCGATGAACCTCTCCGTAGGTGACAGGCCGGTGGATTATATCAACACGGGGACGTGGTCCACCAAGGCCATCAAGGAAGCGGAGATCCAGGAAAAGGACGTCCGTGTCATCGCCTCTTCCGAGGACAAGGGGTTTTCATATATCCCCAGGGAATTTGCGGTGGACCGGGACGCTTCATATCTCCATTTTACCTCCAATAACACCATTAAGGGGACCCAGTGGTCCCGATTCCCGGACGCGGGCGACGTGCCGCTGGTTTGCGACATGTCTTCGGATTTTATGAGCCGGCCCTTTGACGCCCGGCCATTCGGGCTGATCTATGCAGGGGCCCAGAAGAACATCGGACCCGCGGGATCGGCCATGGTGATTATCCGAAAAGACATGTTGGAGCGAACGCCCAAAAAGATTCCCACCATGCTCAAATACACGACGTTCGCGGAAAAGAACTCCATGTTCAATACACCCTCCTGTGTGGTGATCTATATCGTCGCCCTGGTCCTGAAATGGCTCGAAGAGACCATCGGGGGCCTTGAAAAGATGGCGGCGATCAACCGGAACAAGGGCGACATCATCTATAATTTCATTGATGCATCTCCTTTTTATCGGGGGACTGCGGATAAGGACAGCCGCTCTTTGATGAATGTGACCTTCCGGCTTCCGAGCGAGGATCTGGAGAAAAAATTTGTCGCCGACGCCCAAAAAGCGGGATTGGGGGGGTTGAAGGGACACCGTTCCGTGGGAGGATGCCGGGCCTCCATCTACAATGCCACGGCCGTCGATGGGGTGAAGGCCCTGGTGGCGTTCATGGCCGAATTCGAGAAAAAGGAAGGGTAG
- a CDS encoding class II aldolase/adducin family protein: MDLTDIQTEDFSASRKDFCHFCNLLYERHLATGVGGNVAARCGAHIWLTPTGCSLRDVQPESITVVDEEGLLIQGKMPTKEANMHLGVLRARPDVNVVFHVHGAYIIAASTLLAPGAGSMPALTPGFVYYAFPLPMLPFMVPGSPDLAEGVTKALSGRGNWAVLLQNHGLVTVGKDFREALDIAEEIDEAARVYVLTGGKAPSIVREDVERIKAIPRG, from the coding sequence ATGGATTTGACGGATATTCAAACAGAGGATTTCTCCGCTTCCAGAAAAGACTTCTGCCATTTCTGCAACCTTCTCTACGAGCGTCACCTGGCGACCGGTGTAGGCGGCAATGTGGCAGCCCGTTGCGGCGCCCACATATGGTTGACCCCAACGGGCTGTTCTCTGAGGGACGTGCAACCTGAAAGCATAACGGTTGTGGACGAAGAGGGACTTCTGATCCAGGGCAAGATGCCCACAAAAGAGGCGAATATGCACCTGGGGGTTCTCAGGGCAAGACCCGACGTAAACGTTGTCTTTCACGTGCATGGGGCATACATCATCGCTGCTTCGACCTTGCTCGCACCGGGGGCCGGTTCCATGCCGGCACTGACCCCCGGGTTCGTTTATTACGCCTTTCCCCTCCCGATGCTTCCTTTTATGGTCCCCGGCAGTCCGGATCTGGCAGAAGGCGTCACAAAGGCATTGTCAGGCCGGGGGAACTGGGCCGTCCTGCTGCAAAACCACGGGCTGGTGACTGTGGGAAAGGATTTCCGGGAGGCCCTGGATATTGCCGAAGAGATCGATGAAGCGGCCAGGGTCTATGTCCTTACCGGCGGAAAGGCCCCTTCGATCGTCCGTGAGGATGTAGAGCGCATCAAGGCCATTCCCCGGGGTTGA